In the Peptostreptococcaceae bacterium genome, one interval contains:
- the ftsW gene encoding putative lipid II flippase FtsW — protein MKSKNKIDVYLLSLILILVSIGVIMVFSSSYYYALDKMGNIYYFLIKDVIWVFLGLAIMFVFVMIDYHVIEKISPVAYLIGLALLILVLTSFGVEINHARRWLELGGFRFQPSEVAKLCLIVFLAYSLSKNNNKINKFFKGNLPYLAMAVLYSALIIKQPNMSTSVIMILIAFAMLFVAGMWWRYLLGIIAAGIALGFYFIKSSPYRYLRFLSFRDPFADAADSGYQVIQSLYALGSGGLFGVGLGKGMQNKLYIPEPQNDFIFATIGEELGLIGCLIVMGLYMALIWKGVKIAQNAPDLFGTLLATGIVSMIAFQVMINIAVATSSMPVTGIPLPFISYGGSSMIILMTEMGILMNISKQGMRVAQ, from the coding sequence ATGAAATCAAAAAACAAAATTGATGTGTATCTGTTGAGCCTGATTTTAATATTGGTAAGCATAGGGGTAATAATGGTATTCAGTTCGAGTTATTACTATGCACTGGATAAAATGGGAAACATATACTATTTCTTGATAAAGGATGTAATATGGGTGTTCCTTGGACTTGCCATAATGTTTGTATTTGTTATGATTGATTATCATGTTATTGAAAAAATTTCACCTGTTGCATATTTAATCGGCTTGGCCTTGCTTATATTGGTTCTCACATCATTTGGAGTTGAGATAAACCATGCAAGAAGATGGCTTGAATTAGGGGGATTTCGTTTTCAGCCTTCGGAAGTTGCGAAGCTATGCCTGATTGTTTTTTTGGCATATAGCTTGTCAAAAAACAATAATAAAATAAACAAGTTTTTTAAGGGAAACCTACCATATCTAGCAATGGCGGTACTTTATTCGGCACTTATCATTAAACAGCCAAACATGTCGACCTCAGTCATAATGATTCTGATTGCTTTTGCAATGCTTTTTGTTGCTGGCATGTGGTGGAGATATTTGCTTGGTATTATAGCTGCGGGTATTGCTTTGGGGTTTTACTTTATAAAAAGCAGTCCCTATAGATATCTAAGGTTTTTGAGTTTCAGAGATCCTTTCGCAGATGCCGCGGATAGTGGATACCAAGTTATTCAATCGCTTTATGCACTTGGATCCGGCGGATTGTTTGGTGTGGGGCTCGGGAAGGGCATGCAAAACAAGCTGTACATACCTGAACCGCAGAATGATTTCATTTTTGCGACTATAGGTGAAGAGTTGGGCTTAATAGGGTGCCTTATAGTAATGGGTCTTTATATGGCATTGATATGGAAGGGTGTAAAAATTGCGCAAAATGCACCGGATCTTTTCGGGACGCTTCTAGCGACAGGCATCGTGTCAATGATAGCCTTTCAAGTGATGATTAATATTGCAGTGGCGACATCGTCAATGCCGGTTACAGGTATTCCGCTTCCATTTATAAGCTATGGAGGGAGTTCCATGATTATACTTATGACTGAAATGGGTATACTAATGAATATTTCCAAACAGGGAATGAGGGTGGCACAATGA
- a CDS encoding UDP-N-acetylmuramoyl-L-alanine--D-glutamate ligase, with the protein MKLKDKRVMVVGMALSGLEAAKYLLHHEAKVSIFDSKEESELKEAVDYLENIDVKVETGGNPESAEGFDLIVLSPGVSTELPFIKEAIASGVEVIGELELAGAVSRGKVIAITGTNGKTTTTALTGEIFKKAGKDVHVLGNIGIPAIIVSDLTNEESYLITEVSSFQLESIKSYKPATAAILNITPDHLNRHGSMDAYIAAKKRIFMNMIDGQIILNYDNDITRRIGKNIEVKGLEIIFFSTSEELENGVYVSNGEICINRFGLKKTVCRTDEIFIPGRHNLENALAAAAIADCHGIAMKTIRESLMTFEGVEHRIEFVEEIRGVKYYNDSKGTNPDASIKAIEAFDGPIVLIAGGMDKGSDFSMLIESFNMKVKEMIVLGETKEKIIAAAAENGFHDIFRVEDMESAVRRANAVAEKGDCVLLSPACASWDMYKSYEYRGKDFKDRVKELRD; encoded by the coding sequence ATGAAACTTAAAGACAAACGTGTCATGGTTGTTGGTATGGCTCTTTCCGGTTTGGAGGCGGCAAAATATCTTTTGCATCACGAGGCGAAGGTTTCTATATTCGATTCAAAAGAAGAAAGTGAGCTAAAGGAAGCCGTCGATTATCTTGAGAACATTGATGTTAAAGTTGAGACGGGCGGGAATCCCGAATCTGCAGAAGGCTTCGATTTGATTGTCTTAAGCCCCGGCGTATCGACCGAGTTGCCTTTTATAAAAGAAGCTATAGCCAGTGGAGTTGAGGTAATTGGAGAATTGGAATTGGCAGGAGCCGTTTCGCGCGGCAAGGTAATAGCGATAACTGGAACAAACGGAAAGACTACTACAACGGCGTTGACGGGAGAAATTTTTAAAAAAGCCGGTAAGGATGTTCACGTTTTGGGCAATATAGGGATCCCGGCGATAATCGTATCGGACTTGACGAATGAAGAAAGCTATTTAATAACAGAAGTCAGTAGCTTTCAGCTTGAATCCATAAAGAGCTATAAGCCTGCGACCGCAGCCATATTGAATATTACGCCCGACCATTTGAACCGTCACGGAAGCATGGATGCATACATAGCTGCCAAGAAGCGTATTTTCATGAATATGATAGATGGACAAATTATACTTAATTACGACAATGATATCACTAGAAGAATTGGGAAGAATATTGAAGTTAAAGGCTTGGAAATTATCTTTTTTTCCACATCCGAGGAATTGGAAAATGGTGTTTATGTTTCAAACGGAGAGATATGCATAAATCGTTTTGGATTAAAAAAAACCGTATGCAGGACAGACGAGATATTCATACCCGGAAGGCATAATTTAGAAAATGCCCTGGCGGCTGCGGCGATTGCGGATTGCCATGGTATAGCTATGAAAACAATTAGGGAAAGTCTTATGACGTTCGAGGGCGTAGAGCACCGCATAGAGTTTGTTGAGGAGATAAGAGGAGTCAAGTATTACAATGATTCAAAGGGAACAAATCCGGATGCGTCCATAAAGGCGATTGAAGCCTTCGATGGACCAATCGTTTTAATTGCGGGAGGAATGGATAAGGGAAGCGATTTTTCTATGTTAATTGAATCCTTCAATATGAAAGTTAAGGAAATGATAGTATTGGGTGAAACGAAGGAAAAAATAATTGCAGCTGCTGCGGAAAATGGATTTCACGACATATTTAGAGTCGAGGATATGGAGTCGGCTGTTAGAAGGGCTAATGCGGTTGCGGAAAAGGGCGATTGTGTTTTGCTTTCTCCTGCGTGTGCAAGTTGGGACATGTACAAAAGCTATGAATATAGGGGAAAGGATTTCAAGGACAGAGTGAAAGAATTGAGGGATTGA
- a CDS encoding phospho-N-acetylmuramoyl-pentapeptide-transferase has translation MHSIFVQFLITLLATIIAGQIMIPYLKKIKVGQSIREDGPSSHLMKSGTPTIGGLIFICPVVLAYFVFGETENAGLKILISGYILFALIGFIDDYLKVVKKRNLGLRAYQKLAMQSVVAAFVVFWLYKSGLTDNRLLVHSVGASIDMGWLKVPFLMVFILATVNSVNLTDGLDGLATSVTIIVSLLFLFYGEQIGMDGFTQVIVFFVASLLGFLFFNKKPAKVFMGDTGSLALGAYVGIAAILLRIELMLLLYGFIYFMESLSVIIQVISFKTRKKRVFRMSPIHHHFELVGWSERKVVVVFTAVTVWAVLVSGWILSKGAII, from the coding sequence ATGCATAGTATTTTTGTTCAATTTTTAATAACGCTGTTAGCTACGATTATAGCAGGGCAAATAATGATTCCGTACTTAAAAAAAATAAAAGTAGGCCAATCCATAAGGGAGGATGGTCCCTCTTCACATCTTATGAAAAGCGGAACACCTACCATTGGGGGACTGATATTCATTTGTCCCGTGGTATTGGCCTATTTCGTATTTGGGGAGACAGAAAACGCGGGACTTAAGATACTTATCTCCGGTTATATATTATTTGCGTTGATAGGATTTATAGATGACTACTTAAAGGTTGTAAAAAAGAGAAATCTCGGTTTAAGGGCCTATCAGAAGCTTGCAATGCAATCGGTTGTTGCTGCGTTTGTAGTGTTTTGGCTGTACAAAAGCGGTTTGACCGACAATAGACTGCTGGTGCATTCGGTTGGAGCTTCTATAGACATGGGATGGTTGAAGGTACCATTTTTGATGGTATTTATCCTGGCAACAGTCAACAGCGTTAACCTAACGGATGGTTTGGACGGGTTGGCTACAAGCGTTACAATCATCGTTTCTTTGCTGTTTCTTTTTTATGGAGAGCAAATTGGGATGGACGGGTTTACTCAGGTAATAGTATTTTTCGTTGCGTCCCTGTTGGGTTTCTTATTTTTTAATAAAAAACCTGCGAAGGTTTTTATGGGAGATACCGGATCGCTGGCTTTAGGAGCATATGTAGGAATTGCAGCCATATTGCTAAGGATAGAATTGATGCTTCTTCTTTACGGATTCATATATTTCATGGAATCATTGTCAGTCATTATCCAGGTAATAAGCTTTAAAACGAGAAAGAAGAGGGTTTTTCGCATGAGCCCAATCCACCACCACTTTGAGCTTGTAGGATGGTCGGAAAGAAAGGTGGTAGTTGTATTTACTGCAGTAACAGTTTGGGCAGTGCTGGTATCCGGATGGATTCTAAGCAAAGGAGCAATAATATGA